In Caloenas nicobarica isolate bCalNic1 chromosome 6, bCalNic1.hap1, whole genome shotgun sequence, the DNA window CACTGCAGAGATGAGCTCTCCCAGGCACCCCAGAAAAcaccagcacagaaaaaaaagcctgaacaTGAGAGCAGAGAAAAGCTCTTACCCTATGCCTGCTCTCCTGGCTCAGTGTGGAGGTGTATGTCCCATAGGAGTTCACAGGAGTCTCCAGCAGGCTGCTGATGCTCCTGAAACACTCTGCAGATGAGCTCGGAAAAGGATGCTGGGGCATGGAGGCACTCGGCTGCTTCTCGGGAATAAGCTGGCATAAGGAGGGCgaaaaaaacccagagcaaGGAGCCATCTCTGCCTGGTAccccctgctgcctgcagtttCCATGCTGCATAATCCATTCAGATTAAAATGTACTGCTGGCATGCCAGGCCCGGGACTCTGGCATCCCTGGTGCTGGGAGATGAAGTCTTGGCTGATGCCATAAAAACCAGGCTGAGCTGGGGACCCCAGGAGCAAGGGAACACGGTCCTgccacaggctggggctgctgctggggagggggtgcggAGTGGGGTCAGGGCTGCGGCCACACAATCCGTTCATCAGCACGTGATGGTGTTTCGGCTGGCTGGGTGGTCCTCCCTGGCACTGGCTGTGCAGGGAGAAGGACCGGTGAGCATCCTCTTGGGTGGGATGCGTGGCCGGGAAGCccccctccagctgctgagccctggggggCTCCTGTGGGCAGGAGGCTCCTGGGAGTGAGCCGAGTGCCTTGTCCCACGCGTTGCCCTGTGccagctggaggaaaaggagcagaccatcctccccagctggccTCCACTGTAAGCCTTCAGccacctcttcctcttcctcagccgGCTCCCGCGGCAGTGggggtggctgccctggcacgGTATGGAGGGTCTgttcccacagcagagcagggggctGGCCAGGGGCGATGCTGGGCTGCCCCACGTGCTGGGGCACATACTGGGAGTCCTCGTCCTCCACGTGGGCCTGGTACGCAGTGGTGCCTCCACATGGGCTCAGGGATGTGCCTGGGAGGGGACAGACCTGTTGTCCTCCCTCGTGCTTGTTCCCCAGCGTGGTGTGGATGTAGGAGAGAATCTCATTGCTGGTGAGGCAGTTGTTTTGGGATGAGGTGCGGTCAGGGTCCATATTGACCATCACCATTTTCTcatccagcagcaggagctccaGGTCTTCAGCATTCAACCCCAGGCCCTCCAGTGCACTGAACAGCTCATTGTTGGAACAGCTCTCGTCACTCTTAATTGAGAGTGAGTCTAGGGTGGCCAAGAGAGGGTCCTCCTGCTGAAAATCTACCAGCTCCTCTTTGAGACTGTCCCTGCTTGAAGAAGCTGGAGCAGTGCCCACACTCCAGCCATCTCCTCTTGCATCCAGCAAGGAGATGTCCCCAAGGTGGTCTACgcaactgctgctgcaggagcagttAGGTGTGGGAGCTGCATGGGAGACGTATGCcaccttgtcctgtcgcaacacGGCACCCAGCAGAGAACTGGGGTCGATGCCGTCCTTCTGGGAGCGACCTCTGTGGCTGTAGGAGGTCTTCTTGGGCTTGCTGGTTTTCCCTTTGCTCTGAAAAGGATCAGGGAAGCCTGGGAGAGGGTAAGCACTTTGGTATAAGAGTGCTTCTCCTGTAGCAAAGGTAAAGGGAAGATGCATGGACCGCTTCCGAAGGTGCTCGCCTCCTTCTTcatctctgcagggcaggaagAGGAGATTGGGGCTTGTATATGCAAAAACACATGCCGCAAAATGCTTCTGCAATGGACAATTGTGATTTCTGCAAGCCAAAGCTCCTTTGCTACAAAGAGCATGCATGTATCAAGCAGAACCACACACATATACATTTACATGCGCATTTACgtacaaatacacacacacttttatatatacatgcatgAAAACACAAACCTGTAGCATAATCAAGAGGATACTTAAAATGCAAAGGGTAATGTAGCTCTGACAGAAGTCACACCTTTGCCCTGCTCATCTACGCTGCATCCCTAGGACAGGGATGTTTGGCTGCTGCCATACAGCAGCCACATTTGAGGTCCTTGCTATTCCTGCACCCTCCTGTCCCTACAGCTGCTGGAGAGCATCCACCAGTCTCCCCAGGTTAAGTCTGGACTGGTGCCCAGAAcactggggcagggatgggaggTGTAGGGCACTGCTCACCACTCTCCCAAACTTGTGGGGTAGCCTTGCAGAGGGGGACGTGGCTGAACAGCATCAAAATATGGCTGCTCCTTTAAAAGGCATAAGCAGCAATGACAAATTGAGCATCCTGCTCTGCCTGGGGCATCCTGGAGCCCACAGTGATGCAAAAagccagcctgtccccatctcagCCTGGGCTGACCCACATGGCACTTACACGAGAGGTCTCTGCGTGACGATGATGTACTCAGGCTTGCCGTTCTTGTAGACGAGCCGTGCGTTGGCCTGCACCCACTTCCAGCGCTTCTCCTTCGTCAGCAGGCGGAAGACCGTCAGACCGCTCTCGCCCGTCTTCATCACTGCCAGGAGGAAGCACGCGTGCCCAGGGCTGTCAACGCGTCACCGCAGGCAGGGCCGCCTCCAGcgatgctgctgcttccagccgGAATAAGCAGGCGGAGTCACAGCAGTGGCATGGCTGGCACGGGCAGGGGACACCATCCCAGCTAAATACCCAAATACCTATCACTACACACCACCCCAAGCTCCCTGCAGTGGATCAGCTCCGGAgccctcactacaggaaagacgtggacctgttggaaagggtccagaggaggccacaaagacaATTGGAGGGCTgaagcacctctcctatgaggacaggctaagagagttggggctgtttagcccagagaagagaaggctctggggagaccttgttgcagcctttcagtagtTAAAAGGggtctataagaaagatggggacagacttttcagcagggcctattacaacaggacaaggggtaatggttctaaactaaaggaggggagattcaggctggacatgaggaagaaattttttgcaatgagggtggtgaaacactggcccaggttgcccagagaggtggtagatgccccatccctggagacatccgaggccaggctggatggggctctgagcaacctgagctggttgAAGGTGCCCCTGCTCTTTGCAGGGgagctggactagatgagcttcaaaggtcccttccaacccaaattattctatgatcctatggGGAAAGAGCTGCTGGGCTTGACAAGGCAGCCACAGGAGCTGCTCCTAGCCCAGGCCACTCATCAGCCTCAAAGATGGGCACAAGGAATCAGCGAAGAGACTCTTACTCCTGACGTGGTTCTCGGCACAGTACAGCATGTCGGCAGCATGGACGAACTGGTAGCCGGTGCCGCACATCCGCAGCTCCGCCTCAGTGTATCCCAAAACGATCTTCCCCCTGCGGGACAGCGAGAATGCACCCAGCTCATTGGCAGAGCCAAGGTGGGACATCACCCAGTCGGGGTATGGACTGGCAGTGCTGGAAACCAGTAGCATCACCCCTcaaaccagctctgctgcttacTTGGCATCACAGGCCAAGGGGGTGAAGTCCAGCTTGTGCTTCGTCCTGAAGATCATGTTCTTGGTTCGGATCTGCAGGATGGATGGTGGCTGCAAGGGGGTGGAGATAGCGAAGAGAGCCAGCTGGGGTGGCAGCGCAGATCCATCTTCAGACTTTTTGTTCTGCCCGTGAAGGAATTTCAGCCTGCCTTGAAGGTTTAAAGcctgggaagggaagaaaaagctcaGTGTCACACAGAAAACCTggtggagagagaagagagggaagagaTCTGTGTGGAAAACAAGCCATCTTGCTGCAGAGTTAATGCAAACAATCTCTTGCGACTTGTCCTTTGCAGTTCCAGTGCTGCCTACTAAAACAAGATGCAGAGAAGTTGTAGGTACAGACCAAATTTatgaaaaccagcagaaatatttcctgtttgagacaggcaggagctgcacaTGGCAGGAAGGTGCGCTGGGTCTCTCAAGGCCAATTTTTATGCTCCAGCAGTGGCAGAGATCCCATGGGGTGAGCCTGCACCCTCTCCTGCTGTGGAGGTCACAGCGTGGGTCTGTACTCACCAGGAAGCCAGAGGAATTATCCAGGAGGCAGCGAAACCGGCACACGAAGCTCCTTTCCAGAAAGGAGGAGttttctgggggcagctgatCTGGTTTGTAGGCGACAGCAGAAGAGCTGAGACTCTTCCCTGCTGTGGGAGAGAAGGACTGAAAGAGGAGCAAGCAAGGGTCCCCCAGCAGGGGTTGGAGGTCTCCAGCATCAGGGACTGTGGCGGTTTGCAGAGCACAGCAACAGAAACCCACAGAAAGCTACAGCATTCAGGATGAACCCATGGTCCACAAGGACACAAGCCCCACGCAAGCGATGGCAGGGAACTGGGTATGTGGGGAGCGACACATCTCGTGCCACCCAGGACGCCTGGCTCCCAACCTGCGTTTACCTTCTGCAGAAGGCTCACCCTCGGGGGCGTGGGGTGGGTTGAGGGCCCAGTGGAGGTTGCGTCTGAATTCCTGCTGGTCCTCAGTGTGGATCAGCTCAAAGACGCTCTGGTGCATGACATCCGTCTAGAGGAATAAAGCAAAGTGTGAGATCTGTGGGCTGCCCCCAGGCACCAGTTTTCATGTCCCACCTGGAAACAGCTTGCCATGGCCCCTAATCCTGCGCTGTTGGCCATATCCCACCCAATTCCCCCAGTGCTCAACTAGGTCGCTGGCTGAATGAGGTTTGACACGTTCCACAGGAGCTGATGCTGGTGGGAACAGGCAGCACATCTGGCTCTAAGGACCACTTGCCCACGTTGGGCCAGACCCGCCCATCCTAAAGAGCCACTAGCATCAGCAATACAGCTCCCCTCTGACAAAATCTGACAGCTCCCCTTCTAAAATCCTAGCGCTGACTGACAGGATGAGATGAAAACATGTATTTGGGAACAAAGCAACAGCAAAGCCACCCCAGACCTACGCTGTTACTGAGAGAACAAGGCACCTGCTCTGAGACTTTGCTCCCTCTGCCCAGGTGGACAATCCTCATCTACCccaggtgctgagaaaagccaaCTGTGTGGGAGCAACACCAAAGCACAGTAACTAAAGGACTGTAGGCAAGTCCCACTTCCCTGTAAATCTGACGTAGTGCCTTCCAGGTTGCCTGGGTGTCCAGATAAACACAAAGCATCGGAGCCTTACGGGATCTACCAGGGGTCAACCAGAAGAGTGGGTGCCCAAAGGCAAACTGGGTAGGGAACCCCAGACACCTCACCATGACATTGCACAACGGGGCCATGAACCTCACGGCCTGTCAGAGTGGCTAGTGGAAAGCATCTGTGGGCTAGTGAAGTTGCTTTGACACCTCCTCACAACCACATCTGGCAAGACAAGGTCCAAATTCACAAGACCAAcaaaaagcccgacagagccccccAAGACCTTGTGATCCCTGGAGAGCTTCCTCCTCACAGGGAACTTGTGGCTGTTCTCCACCACCAAGGTAAAAATCCAATCCGCAGCCCCACCACAGTGAGTCAAAGGTGTCCCACCAACCTGATGAAATCCCAGATAGTCCTGAATGGTATGCGAGGAGTAAAATATCAGTCCTTCTGATGTCACCACCAGCACAAAGCCGTTGAGTGCctggggagaaagaggagaTCGGCAGGTACATGCCACACTTGCATCACCCTTTTCTAGCTGGATGGAGAGTTTCACTCTGCTCAGACACTGACCACCTGTCCTGGGTGGTCCCAGCTAGCAGGCATTGCACCACCAACAGAAGGGTGTAGGAGAGGAGACAAAGCATGGGAAGCCCTGGAAGGAAAGTAAGATCTTCCCAATGGCACCTTGCTGTTTTAACACTgggtgctgccctggctgtcaCCAAATCCACTGTTTCAGTAGCTTCTTCGGTTTACATCCTTCCTGCAGGATGGGAGCATTACCAGAGACCTCCATCCTTGCAACTCCCCTGTTTATGTTCCTTGCCACAGTGCCAGAGCACACACAGCCAAAACACAGGTTTTTGCAGACCCGATAAGGCTGCCCTACCGAGCAGAGGTCAAGGTCTGCAGCTCATTCTCAGATTACCCTCCATTCTGCCTCGCTTGGGTAAACTCCACTGGAGGCTGGACAGATAAAAATGGGGATCAACGCTGGCAGAGCTGCGCTCACCAAGAAAACACACGGCACCTTCTGCTGGGTTTCTCTGAGGTAGCTCTCCCATACAGCTGCCCAAGCGTACCCTAATCCAAACTGATGGAGAACTTTGCTTCCATCCCGAGAGCGGTCACTCAGACCCAGATTTGGACATTTATACTCATTCTATGCGAAGAGCAAATAAAAGCCTCAGAACCACttgcagaacaaaaccagacaccATCAGGAACTGGTCTATTCTCGTATTCTGGCGGAAACAAGCCTTTCTGACAACCCTGAATCAAAACAGCGTTTCATGTCGGCTGCATTTTATGTTGACCTGCATCTACCTGGGTCGTTCTGCTCTTGTAGTTCCCATCCCCCCCGCAGCCCAGGAGGGTCCTGGCAGCCACGTgtggcctgggacagtgtgggACTAGAAAAGCTGGGAGATGTTCAGTGAAGAGCAAACCCACCACCCCTCACTGCGTGCTGCCAGTGTTGGCTGGGCATTCCCTGTTGCTGCTTGGCCCACACCAACAGGGATACTCCTGCAGGTTCAGCAGCTCTTGGGAGAAACCCAGCCAGCTCCTGGCCTCACTTGcatccctcctgtcctccttgCGTGCCagaggaggctggagaaggaCCATGGTGTCCAGACGTGGGCTGCCCATGGGCAAGGAACAAGGCACCAGCCTAGAGGTGTTGCCTCCACTTGCCTGGTCCTTCCTCCTGCTATTGCTTGCCCTGCGGTCAAGGTGGCCAACCCAATGCTGCACAGAGCTTTAAccactgaaaatggaaaaagcaaaagctaaaGCATAAGAGTTCTCTTTTTGAAACTGTAGTGGAAAACTCTGATTTctgaaaagccattttcttccaaagcagGAGGGAGGACTGGCTGAGTCCAGTCCCTGGCCTTGGGGAAAACTGCAGAATCACTGGTGGACTTCAGAGTACCTTTTCCTTTCAACTAACACATGATGCATCCCAAACTCACGCCTGGCGACAACCTGCTGCAAGACACTCATCCAACGGGCACAGCACCATCCTTCCAAAGCACAACATGGCAGCGAAAGGACCAAACATCGGTGTTTGCAGGAGAAAGTGGTGTCTGCAGCCACCCATACCTGGGATGCACACAATAGCCACAAGACATTCCCAGCCACGCTCCTCTTCCTCTGGAGCTCCCTCTCTCTGTGTGGTGTACAGATTTACACTACACAAACACTCCATCCTGGAGCACATGCTTGCTCCTGCATGCCCTCCACCTAACCAGGCTGAACGCTGTGCTCTGgtttctcaaaataaatactCAAGCTCTGTTGCTTGTGCAGGCTCAAAGCACTAAGCCCTCCCcgcagaaaacagcaaatgtaGCCATAAATTCAAAGtttctgatgcatttttaatgctACGCAACTTACATATTTTATAGTTCACTGGCCCTACCATCCTCTCCTTGAGATCCAGGACTGCAAAGTCAACACCCAAGGGTGCGCTGCGTTCCCAGGCAGGAACGGGCTGAGCTGACTGAAGCCTCTGTCCTCCTCAAGAGGAGCTCGTCAGTGTAGCAAATTTGGGAAGttatttgggtgttttttccAAGCCAGCAgtcccagggctggcaggacagGACACAGGAGAAGGGACCAGGGTGCTGGCCGACAGTGTCCCTTGCATCTGGAGACCCGTGAAGATTAGAAGGTGCAGAGGAGCTCTCCTACCAATTTAAGCATGCAGTTGCTGTCCCAGGAGCCCTGGCTTTTCATCCCTGATGAAAAGCTGATATCTGTGAAAGCATTGCTAACACAGGCACCGTCGGGTTCCATGGCACCACCCCAAAGCACTCCTAAGCACCGCAGGCACTGCACCAGCCTCTGCCAACCATGAGGGGCGAGCCCTGGTGGTGCAGAGCCCCGTGCTTTGAAGACTATGTCGTCACTTTgccggggctgggagcaggcCCACAGGAGTCTCCCCTTGACCCTGAGTGGTAAGTATTGCTCTGTGACTCGGTTTCCCCAGCTCTGAAATGATCCCAATAGACTTCCAATGAACACCTTCAAGCCCACAGTGCTGCCTAAGAGCAAAGGCTatgaaaacacaagaaaaccacCAGTTTAGCTCTCCAGAAGCTGAACAGCTTTCACAGCTGTGACAGCATCATCCAGCCTCCTCTCTCTAAGGGCAACAGGACCCCGTGGGGACGCTCCTGCCAGATGGAAGCAGGAGCCCTTTAGAAGGAGGGGTCCTCCTGCAACATTGACCTCAGAAGCCCTACAGCTGTCCAGAGCCAAAACCATCCCGTACCCCTAAacctggctgcaggcagggaagccACAGTAGCCAGCCCTGGCCTGCTTCCCCCACTTCATAATGTATAGACATCACGATTAATTAGGGTCTAGCGGGTAGCCTCAGCCAAGTCCAGCTATTGTTGCTGCCAACTCCTGTTTCATTGTCCAGGTCGATgtttctcccccctctccttccctttatTCCAG includes these proteins:
- the LOC135990077 gene encoding aryl hydrocarbon receptor-like, whose product is MYAGRKRRKPVPRTVRPGPAEGGTSNPSKRHRERLNRELERLAGLLPFPEEVVAGLDKLSVLRLSAGYLRAKSFFSVALKNHGAKEAQGDGDCGCGPAPGLAAIPEGELLLQALNGFVLVVTSEGLIFYSSHTIQDYLGFHQTDVMHQSVFELIHTEDQQEFRRNLHWALNPPHAPEGEPSAEGKRSLSSSAVAYKPDQLPPENSSFLERSFVCRFRCLLDNSSGFLALNLQGRLKFLHGQNKKSEDGSALPPQLALFAISTPLQPPSILQIRTKNMIFRTKHKLDFTPLACDAKGKIVLGYTEAELRMCGTGYQFVHAADMLYCAENHVRMMKTGESGLTVFRLLTKEKRWKWVQANARLVYKNGKPEYIIVTQRPLVDEEGGEHLRKRSMHLPFTFATGEALLYQSAYPLPGFPDPFQSKGKTSKPKKTSYSHRGRSQKDGIDPSSLLGAVLRQDKVAYVSHAAPTPNCSCSSSCVDHLGDISLLDARGDGWSVGTAPASSSRDSLKEELVDFQQEDPLLATLDSLSIKSDESCSNNELFSALEGLGLNAEDLELLLLDEKMVMVNMDPDRTSSQNNCLTSNEILSYIHTTLGNKHEGGQQVCPLPGTSLSPCGGTTAYQAHVEDEDSQYVPQHVGQPSIAPGQPPALLWEQTLHTVPGQPPPLPREPAEEEEEVAEGLQWRPAGEDGLLLFLQLAQGNAWDKALGSLPGASCPQEPPRAQQLEGGFPATHPTQEDAHRSFSLHSQCQGGPPSQPKHHHVLMNGLCGRSPDPTPHPLPSSSPSLWQDRVPLLLGSPAQPGFYGISQDFISQHQGCQSPGPGMPAVHFNLNGLCSMETAGSRGYQAEMAPCSGFFSPSLCQLIPEKQPSASMPQHPFPSSSAECFRSISSLLETPVNSYGTYTSTLSQESRHRHESSCGLPNAPMGLPEARPVLEGSLVPPCQPHPRAEVLPEHPHTSSSDFCL